In Phaseolus vulgaris cultivar G19833 chromosome 10, P. vulgaris v2.0, whole genome shotgun sequence, a single genomic region encodes these proteins:
- the LOC137818438 gene encoding uncharacterized protein translates to MNQQSKNEGINASIEKKVESVDYRSSAGQDQEARSVEVTHQPHSSNNTSGGILAGAAAAVTSTLQSAKDAVSKK, encoded by the exons ATGAATCAACAATCTAAG AATGAGGGTATCAATGCCAGCATCGAAAAAAAGGTGGAAAGTGTGGATTATCGATCTTCAGCAGGGCAAGATCAAGAAGCTAGGAGCGTTGAGGTAACTCACCAGCCCCATTCAAGCAATAACACCAGTGGTGGAATACTTGCAGGTGCTGCTGCTGCTGTTACTTCCACTCTACAGTCTGCCAAGGATGCAGTGTCCAAAAAGTAA